A single Pseudomonas sp. MM223 DNA region contains:
- the guaA gene encoding GMP synthase [glutamine-hydrolyzing] (*Name guaA), whose product MALDIHAHRILILDFGSQYTQLIARRVREIGVYCELHPFDMDDEAIREFNPRGIILAGGPESVHEANSPRAPQAVFDLNVPVLGICYGMQTMAEQMGGKVEGSDLREFGYARVDVVGKSRLLDGIEDHVDDDGVLGLDVWMSHGDKVTQMPGNFNILASTPSCPIAGMYDDTRGYYGVQFHPEVTHTKQGGRILSRFVQDICGCEALWTASNIVEDAIAQVRAQVGSANVLLGLSGGVDSSVVAALLHRAIGDQLTCVFVDNGLLRLHEGDQVMAMFKENMGVKVIRADAEKQFLDNLEGEADPEKKRKIIGRTFIDIFDAEASKLDNIQFLAQGTIYPDVIESAGAKSGKAHVIKSHHNVGGLPEEMNLKLVEPLRELFKDEVRKIGLELGLPYDMVYRHPFPGPGLGVRILGEVKKEYADILRRADHIFIEELRKADWYHKTSQAFVVFQPVKSVGVVGDGRRYAWVVALRAVETVDFMTARWAHLPYELLETVSGRIINEIDGISRVTYDVSSKPPATIEWE is encoded by the coding sequence ATGGCCCTCGACATTCACGCTCACCGCATCCTGATCCTCGATTTCGGTTCCCAGTACACCCAGCTGATCGCCCGCCGCGTGCGCGAAATCGGCGTGTACTGCGAACTGCACCCGTTCGACATGGACGATGAAGCGATCCGCGAATTCAACCCGCGCGGCATTATCCTCGCCGGCGGCCCCGAGTCGGTCCACGAAGCCAACAGCCCACGCGCCCCGCAGGCCGTGTTCGACCTGAACGTGCCAGTGCTGGGCATCTGCTACGGCATGCAGACCATGGCCGAACAGATGGGCGGCAAGGTTGAAGGTTCCGACCTGCGTGAGTTCGGTTATGCCCGCGTAGACGTAGTCGGCAAGAGCCGCCTGCTCGACGGCATTGAAGACCACGTTGACGACGACGGCGTGCTGGGCCTGGACGTGTGGATGAGCCACGGCGACAAGGTCACCCAGATGCCGGGCAACTTCAACATCCTGGCAAGCACCCCAAGCTGCCCGATCGCCGGCATGTACGACGACACCCGCGGCTACTACGGCGTGCAGTTCCACCCGGAAGTGACCCACACCAAGCAGGGCGGTCGCATCCTGTCCCGCTTCGTGCAGGACATCTGCGGCTGTGAAGCCCTGTGGACTGCGTCCAACATCGTTGAAGACGCCATCGCCCAGGTACGCGCTCAAGTCGGTTCGGCCAACGTCCTGCTGGGCCTGTCCGGCGGCGTCGACAGCTCGGTGGTTGCCGCACTGCTGCACCGCGCCATCGGCGACCAGTTGACCTGCGTATTCGTCGACAACGGCCTGCTGCGCTTGCACGAAGGCGACCAGGTGATGGCCATGTTCAAAGAGAACATGGGCGTCAAGGTGATCCGCGCCGACGCTGAAAAGCAGTTCCTCGACAACCTGGAAGGCGAAGCCGACCCGGAGAAGAAGCGCAAGATCATCGGCCGCACCTTCATCGACATCTTCGATGCCGAAGCCAGCAAGCTGGACAACATCCAGTTCCTCGCCCAAGGCACCATCTACCCGGACGTGATCGAGTCGGCTGGCGCAAAAAGCGGCAAGGCCCACGTGATCAAGTCGCACCACAACGTGGGTGGCCTGCCGGAGGAAATGAACCTCAAGCTGGTCGAGCCGCTGCGTGAACTGTTCAAGGACGAGGTGCGCAAGATCGGCCTGGAACTGGGCCTGCCGTACGACATGGTCTACCGCCACCCGTTCCCGGGCCCGGGCCTGGGTGTGCGCATCCTGGGTGAAGTGAAGAAAGAGTACGCCGACATCCTGCGTCGCGCCGACCACATCTTCATCGAAGAACTGCGCAAGGCCGACTGGTACCACAAGACCAGCCAGGCGTTCGTGGTGTTCCAGCCGGTCAAGTCGGTTGGCGTCGTTGGCGACGGCCGTCGCTACGCCTGGGTCGTGGCCCTGCGTGCCGTCGAGACCGTGGACTTCATGACCGCGCGTTGGGCACACCTGCCATACGAGCTGCTGGAAACCGTCAGCGGCCGTATCATCAACGAAATCGACGGTATCTCGCGCGTTACTTACGACGTGTCGAGCAAGCCGCCGGCCACTATCGAGTGGGAATAA
- the catM gene encoding HTH-type transcriptional regulator CatM (*Name catM), translating to MTSIRQLRYFVEIAECGSFSAAAERLYIAQSALSRQIKELEQQLGTPLFERTARLPRLTLAGQAFLERSRRLLADLAQAERMTRDIGLGLQGSLRLNHSSTVPLTGTLLARLGNYLWDNPGVSLEIAQQSSEAQLEDIAAGRLDIGLLRLPVLRQHEGVVLHELFSEPLLLAVAAGHPLAGASRVELEQLREERFISIPHRDRGGLSYLSASLCMEAGFFPQAAQVLSRKTTQLQLIQAGFGVALLPECMREIAPATVSFVALEGDCQSTVALACRRDAGQMARQFVAAM from the coding sequence ATGACGTCAATCCGCCAGTTGCGTTACTTCGTGGAAATCGCCGAGTGCGGCAGTTTTAGCGCTGCTGCCGAACGGCTGTACATCGCCCAGTCAGCGCTAAGCCGGCAGATCAAGGAGCTAGAGCAGCAACTTGGGACGCCGCTGTTCGAGCGTACCGCGCGCCTGCCACGCCTGACACTGGCCGGCCAGGCCTTTCTGGAACGCTCACGGCGCCTGCTGGCCGACCTGGCACAGGCTGAGCGGATGACCCGTGACATTGGCCTGGGGCTGCAAGGCAGCCTGCGCCTGAACCATTCCAGTACCGTGCCGCTGACCGGCACGCTGCTGGCTCGCCTGGGCAATTACCTATGGGACAACCCGGGGGTTTCGCTGGAGATTGCGCAGCAGTCATCGGAGGCACAGCTGGAAGATATCGCTGCCGGGCGGCTGGATATCGGCTTGTTGCGCTTGCCGGTGCTTCGCCAGCACGAAGGCGTGGTGCTGCATGAACTGTTCAGCGAACCCTTGTTGCTGGCGGTCGCTGCCGGGCACCCCTTGGCTGGCGCGTCACGGGTGGAACTGGAGCAATTGCGGGAAGAACGCTTCATTTCCATTCCACACCGGGACCGCGGTGGGCTGAGCTATCTGTCGGCGTCGTTATGCATGGAGGCAGGCTTTTTTCCGCAGGCGGCGCAGGTACTGTCACGCAAGACGACGCAATTGCAGCTGATTCAGGCGGGGTTCGGGGTGGCGTTGTTGCCGGAGTGCATGCGGGAGATTGCACCGGCTACAGTCAGTTTCGTGGCGCTGGAAGGTGATTGCCAGAGCACAGTGGCGCTGGCCTGCCGCCGTGATGCAGGGCAGATGGCACGGCAGTTTGTGGCGGCCATGTAG
- the mco gene encoding Multicopper oxidase mco (*Name mco) has translation MSFTRRQMLKGLTGLVVVGLGAGGAARYWLGKVEDDNAGHDYELIAAPLDVELVPGFKTEAWAFGPSAPGTELRVRQGTWLRVRFINHLPVETTIHWHGIRLPLEMDGVPYVSQLPVKPGEYFDYKFRVPDAGSYWYHPHVSSSEELGRGLVGPLIVEEREPTGFQHERTLSLKNWHVDEQGAWLPFSIPREAARNGTAGRLITINGQADSVTELPAGQVVRVRLLNLDNTWTYRINLKGNCEAKIYALDGNPVTPRPLEDDYWLGPGMRICLAIRIPEAGEEISLRDGFVRLGTLRSVASNGAPSDWPPALPPNPIAEPDLENAEKLNFNFEWAANVTVTPDPEKPSSMWQINGQAWDITDKTCADRPIATLQKGKSYIFELKNMTQYQHPIHLHGMSFKVIGSNRHDIKEPWFTDTYLLGKNERAQVALVADNPGTWMFHCHVIDHMETGLMAAIAVV, from the coding sequence ATGTCCTTCACCCGTCGACAAATGCTCAAGGGCCTCACCGGCCTGGTTGTGGTTGGCCTGGGCGCCGGTGGCGCGGCGCGTTACTGGCTGGGCAAGGTCGAAGACGACAACGCAGGTCACGATTACGAGCTGATTGCAGCGCCCCTGGACGTCGAGCTGGTACCGGGCTTCAAGACCGAAGCCTGGGCGTTCGGCCCGTCGGCGCCAGGCACCGAGTTACGTGTGCGTCAGGGCACCTGGTTGCGGGTGCGCTTCATCAACCACCTGCCGGTCGAGACCACCATTCACTGGCACGGCATACGCTTGCCACTGGAAATGGACGGCGTGCCCTACGTCTCGCAACTGCCAGTCAAGCCGGGCGAGTACTTCGACTACAAGTTCCGCGTGCCGGACGCCGGCAGCTACTGGTACCACCCGCATGTCAGCAGCTCGGAAGAGCTTGGCCGTGGCCTGGTCGGCCCGCTTATCGTCGAGGAACGCGAGCCTACTGGGTTCCAGCATGAACGCACGTTGAGCCTGAAAAACTGGCACGTGGACGAGCAGGGCGCGTGGCTGCCCTTCAGCATCCCCCGTGAGGCAGCGCGTAACGGCACGGCCGGGCGCTTGATCACCATCAATGGCCAGGCCGACTCGGTCACCGAGCTGCCGGCTGGCCAGGTGGTGCGGGTGCGCCTGCTGAACCTGGACAACACCTGGACCTATCGCATCAACCTCAAGGGCAACTGCGAGGCGAAAATCTATGCCCTCGACGGCAACCCGGTGACCCCGCGCCCATTGGAAGACGATTACTGGCTCGGCCCAGGCATGCGCATCTGCCTGGCCATCCGTATTCCCGAGGCGGGCGAAGAGATCTCCCTGCGCGACGGTTTCGTGCGCCTGGGTACCCTGCGTTCGGTGGCCAGCAACGGCGCACCGAGTGACTGGCCGCCAGCGCTGCCGCCCAACCCGATCGCCGAGCCAGACCTGGAGAATGCCGAAAAGCTCAACTTCAATTTCGAGTGGGCGGCCAACGTTACTGTCACGCCAGACCCGGAAAAACCGTCGAGCATGTGGCAGATCAACGGCCAGGCCTGGGATATCACCGACAAGACGTGCGCCGACCGCCCCATCGCCACGTTGCAGAAGGGCAAGAGCTACATCTTCGAACTGAAGAACATGACCCAGTACCAGCACCCGATCCACCTGCATGGCATGAGCTTCAAGGTGATCGGCTCCAATCGTCACGACATCAAGGAGCCGTGGTTCACCGATACCTACCTGCTGGGCAAGAACGAACGTGCGCAGGTAGCACTGGTGGCGGATAACCCAGGTACGTGGATGTTCCATTGTCACGTCATCGACCACATGGAAACCGGCCTGATGGCCGCGATTGCGGTGGTCTGA
- the tadA gene encoding tRNA-specific adenosine deaminase (*Name tadA), whose amino-acid sequence MRPQIIDRSRDQEFMRLALTLAAEGAALGEVPVGAVLVQHGQVIGQGFNRPIIDSDPSAHAEMVAIRAAAKSASNYRLPGSTLYVTLEPCSMCAGLIVHSRVMRVVFGALEPKAGIVQSQGQFFGQGFLNHRVMVEGGVLAEECGQILSDFFKARRAKA is encoded by the coding sequence ATGCGCCCGCAGATCATCGATCGCAGCCGCGATCAGGAATTCATGCGCCTGGCCCTGACCCTGGCCGCCGAGGGCGCGGCGCTGGGCGAGGTGCCGGTGGGGGCGGTGCTGGTGCAGCATGGGCAGGTGATCGGGCAGGGTTTCAACCGGCCGATCATCGACAGTGACCCCAGCGCACATGCCGAGATGGTGGCCATCCGCGCAGCGGCCAAATCTGCCAGCAATTACCGCCTGCCCGGTAGCACCCTGTACGTGACCCTGGAACCGTGCAGCATGTGTGCAGGGCTGATCGTGCATTCGCGGGTGATGCGCGTGGTGTTTGGCGCGCTGGAGCCCAAGGCGGGGATCGTGCAGAGCCAGGGGCAGTTCTTCGGGCAGGGGTTCCTGAACCACCGGGTGATGGTGGAGGGCGGGGTGCTGGCGGAGGAGTGCGGGCAGATCCTCAGCGACTTCTTCAAGGCCCGCCGGGCCAAGGCTTAA
- the guaB gene encoding Inosine-5'-monophosphate dehydrogenase (*Name guaB), which yields MLRISQEALTFDDILLVPGYSEVLPNEVSLKTRLTRGIELNIPLVSAAMDTVTEARLAIAMAQEGGIGIIHKNMTIEQQAGEVRKVKKFEAGVVKDPITIDADATVRDLFDLTRLNNISGVPVLANGDLVGIVTSRDVRFETRLDAKVRDVMTPKERLVTVREGADKNEVRELLHKHRLEKVLIVDDKFSLKGMMTVKDIEKAKAYPLASKDDQGRLRVGAAVGTGKDTGERVAALVAAGVDVVVVDTAHGHSKGVIDRVRWVKETYPQVQVIGGNIATGAAAKALAEAGADAVKVGIGPGSICTTRIVAGVGVPQISAIANVAAALEGTGVPLIADGGIRFSGDLSKAIVAGASCVMMGSMFAGTEEAPGEVELFQGRSYKAYRGMGSLGAMAQAQGSSDRYFQDSSAGAEKLVPEGIEGRVPYKGALAAIIHQLMGGLRSSMGYTGSATIEEMRTKPEFVRITGAGMAESHVHDVQITKEAPNYRVG from the coding sequence ATGCTGCGTATCAGCCAAGAAGCCCTGACCTTCGACGATATCCTCCTTGTACCTGGCTATTCCGAGGTACTGCCTAATGAAGTCAGTCTCAAGACCCGTTTGACCCGTGGCATCGAGCTGAACATTCCGCTGGTTTCCGCCGCCATGGATACCGTGACCGAAGCGCGTCTGGCCATTGCCATGGCCCAGGAAGGCGGCATCGGCATCATCCACAAGAACATGACCATCGAACAGCAGGCCGGCGAAGTGCGCAAGGTCAAGAAGTTCGAGGCTGGCGTGGTCAAGGACCCGATCACCATCGACGCTGACGCCACCGTGCGTGACCTGTTCGACCTGACCCGCCTGAACAACATCTCCGGTGTTCCGGTGCTGGCGAACGGCGACCTGGTCGGTATCGTCACCTCCCGTGACGTGCGTTTCGAAACCCGCCTGGACGCCAAGGTCCGCGACGTGATGACCCCCAAAGAGCGTCTGGTCACCGTCCGTGAAGGCGCCGACAAGAACGAAGTCCGCGAGCTGCTGCACAAGCACCGCCTGGAAAAAGTCCTGATCGTCGACGACAAGTTCAGCCTCAAGGGCATGATGACCGTCAAGGACATCGAAAAAGCCAAGGCTTACCCGCTGGCCAGCAAGGACGACCAAGGTCGCCTGCGCGTTGGCGCCGCGGTCGGCACCGGCAAAGACACCGGCGAGCGCGTTGCCGCGCTGGTTGCCGCTGGCGTTGACGTGGTGGTTGTCGACACCGCCCACGGTCACTCCAAAGGCGTTATCGACCGTGTTCGCTGGGTAAAAGAAACCTATCCGCAAGTGCAGGTGATCGGCGGCAACATCGCCACCGGCGCCGCAGCCAAGGCCTTGGCCGAAGCGGGTGCTGACGCCGTGAAGGTCGGTATCGGCCCAGGCTCGATCTGCACCACCCGTATCGTTGCCGGTGTCGGCGTGCCGCAAATCAGCGCCATCGCCAATGTCGCCGCTGCACTGGAAGGCACTGGCGTGCCACTGATCGCCGACGGCGGCATCCGCTTCTCCGGTGACCTGTCCAAGGCCATTGTTGCCGGTGCTTCCTGCGTGATGATGGGTTCGATGTTCGCCGGTACCGAAGAGGCCCCGGGTGAAGTCGAACTGTTCCAGGGCCGTTCCTACAAGGCCTACCGCGGCATGGGCTCGCTGGGTGCCATGGCACAGGCGCAAGGCTCGTCCGACCGTTACTTCCAGGACTCCTCGGCCGGCGCCGAGAAGCTGGTACCGGAAGGCATCGAAGGCCGCGTTCCTTACAAGGGCGCCCTGGCTGCGATCATCCACCAGCTGATGGGCGGCCTGCGTTCGTCCATGGGCTACACCGGCAGCGCAACCATCGAAGAGATGCGCACCAAGCCGGAATTTGTACGCATCACCGGTGCCGGCATGGCCGAGTCCCACGTGCATGACGTGCAAATCACCAAAGAAGCCCCTAACTACCGCGTAGGCTGA